TTTAGGAAACAGCTCTTGACCTTTGTGTCTGTCGGTGCTATTTCTTGGACATCTCCATGGGGATGCCATAGAGACTTTTCAAACCCAGTGTGTCTGAGGATACCAGCAGCCTGCCAGTCATCCGGCTCTAATCAGTAGCCAGGTCCTAATGGCTCTTTCTCCCTGTCTGCCCCTCATCTCTTGCAGTCTCCCTCGGACTGCCTCCTTCTGTAGAGGAGCCTCCCcgctcttccctcttctcccctgtGCTCCTGGAGTCCCTGGCTTCTTTCACGGCGCACTGGGGCTCTGCTTCCAGCGGGATGTCCTGATCCCCTGCTTCTGTTTGCTCCATCTCCACCCCCCCCAATTCCCTGCACTTACAGCAGTCCTCTACCCCTGGATGGACGCTGCCACCCTGAGAACCACCGAATGAGGAAGCCTTCCTTTGGCCTCGGGCCCTCTTGTTCCTTATCCTGGTGTGCCTGCCTTGGGAAGTCCCTGCGGGCTCCAGGGGCAGGCACTTTGTCAGTTACTCTCCTTCCTGGATCGCAGAGACGGTGAGTCCCCAGGCTCTTGGGGGCCGGCCCACCCTGCTTTCCTTGTACTGAGCCGCTGCTCCATGGATTGGTGCTTGTTAATGATTGGGAATGGAAGGAGAGCTGAACCTCCCTTTTACTCTAACCCTTATCTTTCTGTAACCTTGAAAGTCATTTTCCAGCTTGGTGGATGTGACCTCCACCTTTGGCACCAGGCAGGGGAAAGCTGCTAAACCTTTCGCCCAGGTGCCTCAGTCTCTTAAGGGGAGCAGTTGGGAAactcccccccctttttattCAACATTTAAAGCTCCCTgattctctcccccctcccaggTTTGGATGCTCGGGGTTTCCTGTTCGGTCCCCCTCTGGCCCAGAAGCTTGGAATTGGGTTTGTGCCCATTCGAAAGCGGGGGAAGCTTCCGGGGCCCACGGTATCCACCAGTTACTCTCTGGAGTACGGCCAGGTAAGTCAAGCAGGACTGCCCGGAGGTGGTTCAGTAGATTGGAGATGCTATGTGGGAAAGGAATCTGGATTCAGTCAGAAATCCTGCTCTTAGATCGCAGCTGGGCCCAGAGGCAGGTCACCTGCCTGTAAGAGTCGGGTCTTTGGGAGGCCTTTGGACAGGAATTTCTGGCCCAGCTCTTTGCAGAAGTACCTTTCAGTTCATCAAACTAGCCCTAGGAACATTTATTAGGTGCTGAGCACTGAGGATACACACAAGCAAAAAGGATAGCCCCAGACCAAGGGGAGAGAAAGGGCTCATCAGCAGGAGGGCAGAGGGAGCATGGCCATAAAGCTTGGGGAGTTCCCTGGGCCATAGGTGGAGGGAAGGGTGGCTCGCATTCTCATGGGGGAGCATGACATTTCCAGGAGCAGCAACAGCCAGTTTGATTCTGACTCAGGAGCCGAGGCCAGAGGGAGGGAAGGGCCGCCAAGTATGGTCCTGAGTTGGGGGGGCGAAGACAAGCTGCCCCCAGCTCTGCTCAGTGTCCCACAGGGAAAGGGTCAAGTCTGTTGTAACGGGATGGGGGCGTTAACCAAACTCGGAATATCTGGAAGTGGATGTTGTGGAAAAGCCAAGGGCAGCGTTAAGTTTTAAGAGGCCAGAGCCGAGAGTCCCAGGACCGCAGTCCTCTGTCCCTCCACCACCGCTGAGGCCCTTCAGAAGCAGGCCCAGAATGGCAGCAGAGACCCAGCGGGCCAGACTCGGTCCCAGCCAGAGCAGTAATGACCAACACTGGCACAACATTTGTGGCTCATTGACCTGTCCAGCCCAGGAGGAAGGCGCCGTCCCCATTGCCAGTGAGGTGACCAGGGCCATGCAGCTGGCgggggtctgaggctggatcgtGACCCCATGTGGCGGCATGGGCTAGGCTGGCCCCCTCTCAGTGCCCCAGTGACCAGAGTTTCATTCTCCAGGCAGAATTAGAGGTCCAGGAAGACGCCATTGAGCCCGGCCAGAAGGTGGTGATTGTGGACGACTTGCTGGCTACCGGAGGTAACTGGCCGGAGGAAAGTGGGGCCGCTGGGGGTAGTCTTGGGGAGGCGGCACATTGCATTAGCTTTGTAACAACCTTCTGAGAGAGGAGCTGTTGTTAATagttccattttgcaaatgaggaaacaggctgagaGATCAAATGGCCCAGCCAGGAAGTAAAGTGAGGCTGGGTCTGGAGCTGGCTTGCCTGACCCCAGGCCCAGCATCCACACTCTTGTGCCAATGAGCTGCCTGCCCCAGAGGGGGGGGACAGAAGGCTCAGCCACCATCTCTGCACAGGCATCCCTAAGGGGCCAATAGTGTGCTAGACCAGAGCTAAGGGTTCCCAGGCTGACGGGGGTCTCAGCATGCAAACAGCTGTGTCCTCACTGTGTGGAGGACCCACAGGGGATGTGCCAGAGAGGGGAGGTGCTGCAGAGGCTGTCGGGAGGCAGAAAGCCCTGAGAAGCTGGCCCACCCCTGGGGTTGCTGATCCAAGCAGATGCCAGCCCCCCCTCTGGAAGTGTTGCCCATTCTGGTCTCCCTCTGGCTCTGGAGCCAGTCCAGGTGGCATCAGCCTTGGAGCTCTGAGGGTCCCCTGTGGGACCTTCCTCATCCCCATGGTGCCTGCCCTGGCACACACTCAGCTCTCCAACCTAAAGGAGCTCCTCTTCAAATGACAGGAGAATCCAGggagacccaggttcaaattccaCCCTGGCACACCCTTGTCTGAAATTCTGGACGAGTCAGTCAGTGGCCAGACCCAGACTAAAAAGTCCTGGGAGGTGCTTACCCGCATGCAGAGGCAACTTAAAATTCAGCCCGTATGCAGCCACATCCCTCCTCATTGTTCAGTGGGCCCCATTTCTTTGGGTTTGGCCCATGCTCAAGGCAGGAGGTCCCAGTCCTGGTGAAATCCCAGGTGcatgcccccctccccccccagtggCAGGAAGTCTTGGAATGATACAGGTGGGGGGGATTCCCTCCTTGGGGACACCATGCCCTCAGGGGCCCTCCTGACCCCTGCCCTTGTCACCCCACAGGTACCATGGGGGCGGCCTGCAAGCTGCTGCAGAGTCTCAAAGCTGATGTGCTGGAGGGCCTGACCCTACTGGAGCTAACGTCCCTCAAGGGCAGAGAGAAGCTGGCGCCCATGCCCTTCTTCTCCCTGCTGCAGTACAAGTGAGGCCAGGCTGCCAGCCCCGACCCCACTGGCAAGAATTCGGACAGGCTTTCTATCCCTGTTGGGAGAGTTGGGCATAGACCAGCACAGCCAAGTGCCTCCCACTGCACAGCTATACAATGTACCATAAGCCAGCCAGCCTCCTGGAGAGGCACTTCCTCAGCCCTGGGCTGTCTCCAGCATCCTCCATGGGGGGCCCTCGCCCCCTCCCCAAGAATGCAGCATGCTCCACAGAGTGTCTCAGCCGTGGGCCATCCCTCACTGGACTCCCCCACCTTCCCCTGTGGAGAGTGAAACCAGCTCCCAGAGGAGGGCACACCTGGGCAGTGCCTTCTCCAGGGCTGTTGAGCTCACTCTAGATCCTTAAATTGGAGGGATGAAAAGTTGATTTTGTGGTTTAGAATTCAACTTAAGTATTTCCCAGGCCAATCAATTCCCCTTTACTTGAGAGGGCGTAGACTTCTGACCTGCACAGCCAGGGACCTTAACCAATGCCCCTCAGAGTTATGGCTGAGAAGGACCATGTTTGTGACCATAAAAGCCATAGCTGCTATGCCTGCACCAGTCCACGACCCTGGCAGACCCTGGGGCTCTCTGCAGGGGGACCACTACAGGCTCAACTCCTAGCCCTTCTTTTTATGCTACTCATTTTATCCCAACCTAAGCTTCCCTAAGGCCCCTGGAAGGGCAGCTGCACAAGGAGGGCCAGCAGCGGAGTGCCCTGGCCACTAGAGACTGAGACCCCAATATCCGCAGGGCAGCCTTCTCTGTGCCCTTCAGATTCCCCTCTGGTGCTGTCTGTTTTTGATGACTAAATCAATAATAAACGCTGGGCAGGCGCCTTCCTTCTGAATCCACAGACACAAGAAGCCAGCATTCCACAAACTGTAAAAGTTTAATGCCAACACAACAAACAAGATCCAACAATAGCACACGGGTTCTGTGCTGAGGCACTTTTGCAGTGGGTTACATATTGGGTGTGCTCCCTCCACCTGGCAAACcctaagggggggagggaggctgcAGAGATCAGAGCAGAATGGCTACCATCACACCCCTGCACCCATAAAGAATGGGATACAACACACGCTTCCTGGAGTTAGTGTTTGTAAAAAGTCCATCCTATCCAGTCCTGTTTCCCAAACGCacacttttacacacacacacacacacaaaatcacctTCCCCAGACCCTTCAGTTACTTTGCCCAGGCTCAGAGTCCAGCCCAATCTGCCCACGGGGCCTGGATTACAGCTGCTCTTCCTGCTGGGTGACCCTGGTGAGCCTCTCTGAGATGTGAGCCAGGTCCATGGACTTGTCCAGCTTCAGGTAGGTGTCTGTCCGGATCTGGTGGAGACTGAGCCAGTCGGGAAGCAGCTCTGAGAGGAACTGCAGGTGCTTCTCCATTTCCCCTGAGGAGAAACAGTGGGCATGAATGGTTCACCCAAAGCTCCTGCCTTCCAGCAGATGTCCCTGGAGCCAATTTGTCCCTTCTGGGACAGCTGCCCTTAGGGAAGGGACAAGCCAGCCTGTCGGTCTCTGCCCTGACAACTCCAAATTTCTCCTAGGTGCAGAAATGTTCCCAGGTAAATTGCCTAAGTGGGAAGAAGCTGGGGCCTCGAGCACTTAGGTCAAACCAGTTGGCCCTTTCTtaatctagctcattttacagaaagggagaTTGAGGCAGAGAGGGTAAAGTGACtgggccagggtcacacagctgggaaactGGATCTAAGGCTGGATCAGAACTCAAGAATTTGAGTTTCTGGCTCCAGGCCTGGCAATCAATCTGCCTGTGGAACAAACTGTGGGCATTCCAGGAAGCTGAGGGCACAGATGTGAAGAGCTGTGTTCTCGGCCCCCATGGTaatccttctttctctgttacaGCCTCTGAAGACTAGTGTCTCATAAACCTCTAGGGGCAGCCCCACAAAAGCCCAAATGTCCAaatgtgagcatttattaagcacctactagatgCCAGGCACTCTGTGCTCATGGTGCTCAATCTAATAGACCACTAAGCAACTGAAGATGCTGAGGAGGGCAGGGGTGCTCTCCAGGATACACTTCTGGCCCAGAGTGGGATCCATCCTGTTTTTAAAAGGCTGTGCCAAGCCCAGCCCCAACTACCTCCCCCACTCTAGGGACCTTCACAGGGCCCTACATACCTGATGTCATGGATGAGCAGTAGCTGCTAATCATCCGGGCACAGACCACCTCCATGGTCAAGGCCGGCTTCTTCTCGGCCACAAAGACGCCCCGGAGGATGCGTGCCAGCTCAGGTAACCTGGACAGCATCAGCAGCCGCTCCTCCTGCTGAGGCTTGCGTGTCATCATGGCCTGCAGTCTCTGGGTTTCCTTGGCACGGATCtttggaagggagggaaggaggcaagCAGTCAGCCACACTATCCCTGGAGGACACTGGGGTGCCCCCGTCCTTCCCACTGGTTCCCCCATTCCCTACTCACCCGCTCCAGCAAGGCCTGGGAGATGCCCTTCAGAGCCCCGGGGGAACTGGATGGTGAAGCTGGTTTCAGGGGGCTACTGAGGCCAGGCGAGCCTGGTGTGGGGGGGCTGCCAGGGCTGGCTGTTTTCAAGGCCAACTGGCCCAAAGCCCTTTCCATCTGGGTCCGCAGTGAAGAGAGAGACAATTATCAGGATCTCTGGGACATGGCTCAGATGACCTCCCCCGCCCCAATCCAGACGTCACTTCTCTCCAGACCAGCAGCCCTCACCTTCGGTGTCAGCATCGTCCGAGCCCTGGCCAGCATCTCCCGCGCAGTCGTGATCTTGTCCATCTGAGGCGGCTTCGGCAGCTCAGCGGGGACAATGTCCGGCACCTCATCCACATTAAACTTGGGGTGCCACCTGGTTAGCTGGTCTTCAGGTACCACCAGCGGTGGGttcagggaagccaggaaaatcTGAAAGGAAATGAAGAGGTGAGAGCAGCGCCTGGTGATTGGCCCAGCCTCCCAAAGGGGCTCTAGCCAGGTGCCCATCTATGTGGGACCGAATGAGATAGCCTGAAGGAGGCAGAGGCTTATGGCAAACAGACCTAAGCGCTGCAGCCAGGGATGGGGCAACCACAGCACCTGACTACCCCCAAGGGGCCCTCCCCACTCCCATGCCCTTTCACCCCCCTGCCTTGTGATTGAATCCACCAGAGCCCAGGGGCAGCCTCTAGAGAGCTCCATGGTAGGTCCCCCCAGACTGACTCTAGACTCCCGTGGTTTTAACTTGACTCTAGTGGCCTTTCCCAGTGTCCTTGGGGTTCTCCCTCATCCTCGTCAGACTTACTGTCACTAGCACATACCAATATACTACCTATAACTGTCTCCCCACCATTGGGCACTCAGACTGCTGCTAGTGAGGGAGGGCCCTATATAATGCCATCACTATTCTTTGTGACGATAGAGTGGACAATGATGGGGGGAAATGCAAGTGTCATATTAAGAGGCATATTAACCACAGAAAAGTggttaaaaaaatcaacacaagTGGCTGCCCACAAACCCAAACCCAATGGTGAGAAATACAATTCGAAGTGCCGAAATGCAGGGGCCAGGTAAGGGGTGATCCTCTCAGCTCTGGGGTGCCCATCTTCAGGGCATCAATGTGAGGGACCTGGTACTGTGGGTGCCAAGCCTAGCTCAGCTCTGGCTGCGTCTCTGAGAAGTTTGCTGATTATCTACCAAAGGAAGGGTGGGGAGTGAAAGGGCAGCAAAGGCATGAAGAGAGACCGCTTGTCTTCTAGATCAGATTATAATATGCCCGGGAAATCTACAGAATGAAAATAGTGTCCCAAAGCACAGATAAACTATATGTTAGGATGAAGTCCCTGTGCGTGTGGCCCACGAGAATTTGGGGTGTGAGTGGCCCCATTTCCATTTGAGGTTGACGTCACTGTTCTGGAGCCATCCTGGTCCCAACTCTGGGCTCAACACTCTCCCCGGAGCCAGTGATTGTGGATTAAACACTGTTCTGCTCAGCCTCCACCCCCAGGACCCCCTCGCCTGCAGACCCTGGGGAAGCCTCCTTGTGCACCCATTCCCTCTGTGGCAGACCCATCTCCAAGTATCCTTGGGTCACAACCCATGTCATCCTAAGGCCCCACAAGGACTGGTCAGGAAGGACACCAAGGCAAAGGGCAGAGCCACTGGCCAAGGGCCAGATCGAGGGTCTGCCGGGGACCCCAGCCTTCTGCACTTACCTTGTGCTGCTCCTTGACCAGATTCACCAAGTTCCTGCTGAAAGTGTGCCGGCGCTGCAGGAGGCGGGAGGCCGAGAGCTGGGCCGCTCGCTCCCCACCCTCCGCTGGGGAGAGAAGCCAGGCCTGTTACTTGATGACCTCCAGGTCCCTACCCCCCAACTCCTAGCACTCAGGCCTCTGCCCACTATGAGCACTGACTCCACACCAAGGACTCCCCATTCTGGGAGAACAGTGACAGACACTGAGGCCGTGCTGGGGGACACTGTGCAGGGGGTCACGGCGATGCAGGGCCAAAGCTCGGCCTCCCCATGACCTCCTTCCCCAGAGGCTCACCCACCTTGCTCGAGCAGGGGCTCAATGGTCAGTTGGTAATCTGAGCGCTTCACGCTGTCGTTAAATGTGGGGATGTTCCGCTCCTGCCGGAAGCGATAGGAAGCTGGGTAGACGGTCTTGATCTGCCCCACGTTTCGCTCTTCAAACCTCCTGGCAAAGGCAAGCACAGGGGACTGGTGAATG
The DNA window shown above is from Sminthopsis crassicaudata isolate SCR6 chromosome 2, ASM4859323v1, whole genome shotgun sequence and carries:
- the CDT1 gene encoding DNA replication factor Cdt1 isoform X2, which translates into the protein MAQRRVTDFFSLRKGSRAGAAALRGPLKLRRSPTKPQGALGAGARARLRLASPRTPVRTAGAPAAAPTGTPSGSGRKRSRQASDPEQEGEAPPVRRAARRRLVLSADPEPSEGTVSSSSTSPSLEKEEKTVPLSPASKPSLESPKATEHSKPNLTELKSRLQKVRELTHRAAPLTSTPNANVNLKNRLQRARELGARIQEATSASEKKNEESGPQKVEPPTAEPCSSQAPVQAPAPALAPAPAPAYERFHTLAQAGPPGLTLPYKYKVLAEMFRSMDTVVGMLFNRSETVTFAKVKQGVQDMMRKRFEERNVGQIKTVYPASYRFRQERNIPTFNDSVKRSDYQLTIEPLLEQAEGGERAAQLSASRLLQRRHTFSRNLVNLVKEQHKIFLASLNPPLVVPEDQLTRWHPKFNVDEVPDIVPAELPKPPQMDKITTAREMLARARTMLTPKMERALGQLALKTASPGSPPTPGSPGLSSPLKPASPSSSPGALKGISQALLERIRAKETQRLQAMMTRKPQQEERLLMLSRLPELARILRGVFVAEKKPALTMEVVCARMISSYCSSMTSGEMEKHLQFLSELLPDWLSLHQIRTDTYLKLDKSMDLAHISERLTRVTQQEEQL
- the CDT1 gene encoding DNA replication factor Cdt1 isoform X1 produces the protein MAQRRVTDFFSLRKGSRAGAAALRGPLKLRRSPTKPQGALGAGARARLRLASPRTPVRTAGAPAAAPTGTPSGSGRKRSRQASDPEQEGEAPPVRRAARRRLVLSADPEPSEGTVSSSSTSPSLEKEEKTVPLSPASKPSLESPKATEHSKPNLTELKSRLQKVRELTHRAAPLTSTPNANVNLKNRLQRARELGARIQEATSASEKKNEESGPQKVEPPTAEPCSQAPVQAPAPALAPAPAPAYERFHTLAQAGPPGLTLPYKYKVLAEMFRSMDTVVGMLFNRSETVTFAKVKQGVQDMMRKRFEERNVGQIKTVYPASYRFRQERNIPTFNDSVKRSDYQLTIEPLLEQAEGGERAAQLSASRLLQRRHTFSRNLVNLVKEQHKIFLASLNPPLVVPEDQLTRWHPKFNVDEVPDIVPAELPKPPQMDKITTAREMLARARTMLTPKMERALGQLALKTASPGSPPTPGSPGLSSPLKPASPSSSPGALKGISQALLERIRAKETQRLQAMMTRKPQQEERLLMLSRLPELARILRGVFVAEKKPALTMEVVCARMISSYCSSMTSGEMEKHLQFLSELLPDWLSLHQIRTDTYLKLDKSMDLAHISERLTRVTQQEEQL
- the APRT gene encoding adenine phosphoribosyltransferase gives rise to the protein MAESQLQLVARRVRSFPDFPKPGILFRDISPLLKDPDAFKASIELLADHLREKHRTKIDYIAGLDARGFLFGPPLAQKLGIGFVPIRKRGKLPGPTVSTSYSLEYGQAELEVQEDAIEPGQKVVIVDDLLATGGTMGAACKLLQSLKADVLEGLTLLELTSLKGREKLAPMPFFSLLQYK